Proteins from one Triticum aestivum cultivar Chinese Spring chromosome 7A, IWGSC CS RefSeq v2.1, whole genome shotgun sequence genomic window:
- the LOC123152603 gene encoding protein NRT1/ PTR FAMILY 8.3 isoform X1: MVVSCSVGVAGMLMAALSAYLPLLVKNGSSFTGLTSSNIVSAQEYILFLGLYMVAFGLGGLRPCLMSFGADQFDDGDPSERVTKGSFFNWYVFNMYCASLVSSTGIVWVQDRYGWALGLTIPAAVLAVGLSCLVVGSRTCRFHRPRGSPLTRVCQVVVAAVRKFGLEPPSDSSLLYDPWEEDLAVHRIEHTTDLRFFDKAAVIVASGKEVETAAGRTPHSPWKLCIVTQVEETKILVRMLPLWATVVFFYAVLAQVSSTFVEQGMAMDAAVGSVRVPPASMSTFEVLTIIALVPLYDRAFVPAARRLTGREKGISGLQRIGTGLAMPVLAMAAAALVETARLRAAKSSPLSPNATSVLWQAPQYVLMGVGQVLTTIGQLDFFYSQAPAAMKTVCTALGFLAIAAGDYLSSFLLTVVQWATSRGGTPGWIPDDLNEGDLDRFFWMMAVLGCVNLMAFVSCAARYKEKNPIRPGLISEQVRPC; the protein is encoded by the exons ATGGTCGTCTCCTGCTCCGTCGGCGTCGCA GGCATGCTCATGGCAGCACTCTCGGCTTACCTGCCGCTGCTCGTCAAGAACGGCTCGTCGTTCACAGGCCTCACCTCGTCCAACATCGTGTCGGCTCAGGAGTACATCTTGTTTCTGGGCCTCTACATGGTTGCCTTTGGGTTAGGCGGCCTCAGGCCGTGCCTGATGTCCTTCGGCGCCGATCAGTTCGACGACGGCGATCCATCGGAGCGCGTGACGAAGGGCTCCTTCTTCAACTGGTACGTCTTCAACATGTACTGCGCATCGCTGGTATCCAGCACCGGCATCGTGTGGGTGCAAGATCGTTACGGCTGGGCGCTAGGGCTGACCATCCCGGCGGCCGTCCTCGCCGTCGGGCTTTCATGCCTGGTCGTCGGATCGCGGACGTGCAGGTTTCACCGACCCCGCGGCAGCCCACTCACCAGAGTGTGCCAGGTCGTCGTCGCTGCCGTGAGAAAGTTTGGCCTCGAGCCGCCGTCCGACAGCTCTCTTCTCTACGACCCGTGGGAAGAGGACCTCGCAGTTCACAGGATCGAGCATACCACTGATCTCCG ATTCTTCGACAAGGCCGCCGTTATCGTGGCTTCGGGCAAGGAGGTGGAGACGGCAGCCGGCCGGACGCCACACAGCCCGTGGAAACTCTGCATCGTGACGCAGGTCGAGGAGACAAAGATTCTCGTGCGGATGCTTCCGCTCTGGGCGACCGTCGTGTTCTTCTATGCCGTGTTAGCGCAGGTCTCGTCGACATTCGTCGAGCAAGGCATGGCGATGGACGCCGCCGTCGGCTCCGTGCGCGTCCCGCCCGCGTCCATGTCCACCTTTGAGGTGCTCACCATCATCGCCCTGGTCCCGCTCTACGACCGGGCATTCGTTCCTGCTGCCAGGAGGCTCACGGGGAGGGAGAAGGGCATCTCAGGGCTGCAGAGGATCGGTACCGGCCTCGCCATGCCCGTgctcgccatggccgccgcggcgCTTGTCGAAACAGCACGCCTCCGAGCGGCAAAGTCGTCGCCGCTGTCACCGAATGCGACTAGCGTGCTGTGGCAGGCGCCCCAGTACGTGCTGATGGGCGTGGGCCAGGTCCTCACTACCATCGGGCAGCTCGACTTCTTCTACAGCCAGGCGCCGGCCGCGATGAAGACCGTGTGCACGGCGCTCGGGTTCCTCGCGATAGCGGCCGGCGATTACCTGAGCTCATTCCTACTGACGGTCGTGCAGTGGGCGACGTCGAGGGGCGGCACGCCGGGGTGGATCCCCGACGACCTGAACGAGGGTGACTTGGATCGCTTCTTCTGGATGATGGCCGTACTGGGCTGCGTGAATCTGATGGCTTTTGTGAGCTGCGCCGCGAGGTACAAGGAAAAGAATCCAATAAGACCTGGTCTTATTTCTGAGCAAGTGAGACCATGTTGA
- the LOC123152603 gene encoding protein NRT1/ PTR FAMILY 8.3 isoform X2, whose product MASAGEHTVPLLYRPPPEAAEAYTTDGSLDFDGNPAVKNRTGGWRACRAVLGTDFCYCLAFHGISYNLVTYLTTVLGQTNVAAARSVSTWKGTCYLTPLAGAVVADSYWGRYRTMVVSCSVGVAGMLMAALSAYLPLLVKNGSSFTGLTSSNIVSAQEYILFLGLYMVAFGLGGLRPCLMSFGADQFDDGDPSERVTKGSFFNWYVFNMYCASLVSSTGIVWVQDRYGWALGLTIPAAVLAVGLSCLVVGSRTCRFHRPRGSPLTRVCQVVVAAVRKFGLEPPSDSSLLYDPWEEDLAVHRIEHTTDLRFFDKAAVIVASGKEVETAAGRTPHSPWKLCIVTQVEETKILVRMLPLWATVVFFYAVLAQVSSTFVEQGMAMDAAVGSVRVPPASMSTFEVLTIIALVPLYDRAFVPAARRLTGREKGISGLQRIGTGLAMPVLAMAAAALVETARLRAAKSSPLSPNATSVLWQAPQYVLMGVGQVLTTIGQLDFFYSQAPAAMKTVCTALGFLAIAAGDYLSSFLLTVVQWATSRGGTPGWIPDDLNEGDLDRFFWMMAVLGCVNLMAFVSCAARYKEKNPIRPGLISEQVRPC is encoded by the exons ATGGCCTCCGCCGGCGAGCACACGGTGCCCCTGCTCTACCGCCCACCTCCCGAG GCAGCGGAGGCATACACCACCGACGGGTCTCTTGATTTCGACGGGAACCCGGCGGTGAAGAATCGCACGGGTGGATGGCGCGCATGCCGCGCAGTCCTCG GTACCGACTTCTGCTACTGCCTGGCCTTCCACGGCATCTCCTACAACCTCGTCACGTACCTCACGACCGTCCTGGGCCAAACCAACGTCGCCGCCGCGAGGAGCGTCTCCACCTGGAAGGGCACCTGCTACCTCACtcccctcgccggcgccgtcgtGGCTGACTCCTACTGGGGAAGGTACCGCACCATGGTCGTCTCCTGCTCCGTCGGCGTCGCA GGCATGCTCATGGCAGCACTCTCGGCTTACCTGCCGCTGCTCGTCAAGAACGGCTCGTCGTTCACAGGCCTCACCTCGTCCAACATCGTGTCGGCTCAGGAGTACATCTTGTTTCTGGGCCTCTACATGGTTGCCTTTGGGTTAGGCGGCCTCAGGCCGTGCCTGATGTCCTTCGGCGCCGATCAGTTCGACGACGGCGATCCATCGGAGCGCGTGACGAAGGGCTCCTTCTTCAACTGGTACGTCTTCAACATGTACTGCGCATCGCTGGTATCCAGCACCGGCATCGTGTGGGTGCAAGATCGTTACGGCTGGGCGCTAGGGCTGACCATCCCGGCGGCCGTCCTCGCCGTCGGGCTTTCATGCCTGGTCGTCGGATCGCGGACGTGCAGGTTTCACCGACCCCGCGGCAGCCCACTCACCAGAGTGTGCCAGGTCGTCGTCGCTGCCGTGAGAAAGTTTGGCCTCGAGCCGCCGTCCGACAGCTCTCTTCTCTACGACCCGTGGGAAGAGGACCTCGCAGTTCACAGGATCGAGCATACCACTGATCTCCG ATTCTTCGACAAGGCCGCCGTTATCGTGGCTTCGGGCAAGGAGGTGGAGACGGCAGCCGGCCGGACGCCACACAGCCCGTGGAAACTCTGCATCGTGACGCAGGTCGAGGAGACAAAGATTCTCGTGCGGATGCTTCCGCTCTGGGCGACCGTCGTGTTCTTCTATGCCGTGTTAGCGCAGGTCTCGTCGACATTCGTCGAGCAAGGCATGGCGATGGACGCCGCCGTCGGCTCCGTGCGCGTCCCGCCCGCGTCCATGTCCACCTTTGAGGTGCTCACCATCATCGCCCTGGTCCCGCTCTACGACCGGGCATTCGTTCCTGCTGCCAGGAGGCTCACGGGGAGGGAGAAGGGCATCTCAGGGCTGCAGAGGATCGGTACCGGCCTCGCCATGCCCGTgctcgccatggccgccgcggcgCTTGTCGAAACAGCACGCCTCCGAGCGGCAAAGTCGTCGCCGCTGTCACCGAATGCGACTAGCGTGCTGTGGCAGGCGCCCCAGTACGTGCTGATGGGCGTGGGCCAGGTCCTCACTACCATCGGGCAGCTCGACTTCTTCTACAGCCAGGCGCCGGCCGCGATGAAGACCGTGTGCACGGCGCTCGGGTTCCTCGCGATAGCGGCCGGCGATTACCTGAGCTCATTCCTACTGACGGTCGTGCAGTGGGCGACGTCGAGGGGCGGCACGCCGGGGTGGATCCCCGACGACCTGAACGAGGGTGACTTGGATCGCTTCTTCTGGATGATGGCCGTACTGGGCTGCGTGAATCTGATGGCTTTTGTGAGCTGCGCCGCGAGGTACAAGGAAAAGAATCCAATAAGACCTGGTCTTATTTCTGAGCAAGTGAGACCATGTTGA